cccagatggggcagggacccccccagatggggctgggacccccccagaTGGGGCCGGGGTCTCCCCaatggggctggggtctccGTCTGGGAGTCCCCCACCCTTTTTGGGGGTCCCCGATCCTTCCCTGCCCCCCCCAGCTGGGGTTcctgggggcggggggggaatTCGGGGTTCCgggggtggttttttggggtcctgacctccccctgtcccccccccagcccccagcggagcccccccggagcccccccggAGCATCAGCGTGGGGACGCAGACGGAGGAgccccccccgcgccccccgagccccccccaggagccccccgggaCCGGCGGGGCCCCCCCGGAGCCGCCCCCGCCGGGgtcccccccgtgcccccccgccccgggctccccggagccccccccgagccccgagacccccccggcgcccccccagcccggccccgcggggacCCCGCAAAGAGCTGTGAGGAGGGGGGGCACCCCCAAAttggggagggggcgggggggtggggggagggggctgggatGGGCGGGAGAGACCCGAAAGGGCCGCgtggaccccccaaaacccctcgggacccccccccGGGTCACCCCAAATgctccaggacccccccccctcccccagaaccccccaaaaccactcGTGACCCCCCCAGAATCTtccaggacccccccagaaccccccaaatccctcaggactcccccaggtcaccccaaaTCGCTCGGGAGcccccccaggtcaccccaaaTCGCTCGGGACcccccccaggtcaccccaaaacctttcgggacccccccaggtcaccccgacccccccaggacccccccgcGGGAAATGCGGGCGTTAtgggggagggggctgggagggtttgggggtgcacgggtggtgggattttgggggggctgggggaggtcGGGGGTGTCTCCCCTTCACTGACCGTGtccccccccccatcccctgtccccccacacctggaccccaaaaatccccccaaaccctaaCCCCCCACTCCAaatcccccccacccccaaattTCCTCATCCCCGCCCCCAACATCTcaacacccccaaatccttcaaaccctaaaccccccaaaccccaaaatccccccaaattcccccaaaacccccccaaaccccaaaacccccccaaattcccccaaaaccccccaaaaccccctggaccccccccaaactccccctcatccccttttctccccccaaaccctttcatcccctgaaccccccaaatccccccaaaccccctgaacccccaaacccccccgtgccccccaaaccccctgaacccccaaacccccccgtgccccccaggctgcgccgccacagctcctcctcgggcccccccagcccccggcAGCGCCTGAGCCGCAAAGCGGCGTCGTCAGCGAacctgctgcagggcagccccgagaggtgggaccccaaaacaccccgaAATAGCCCCGAAATATCCCCAAATATCCCTGAAATGTGCCCCAAATATCCCCGAAATAGCCCCGAAATATCCCCCAAATATCCCTGAAATGTGCcccaaatatccccaaaatagCCCCCAAATATCCCCCAAATATCCCTGAAATGTCCCCCAACTATTCCCCAAATATCCCTGAAGTATCCCCCAAATATCCCCCAAAacttcccccaaaatttcccccaaatatCCCTGAAATATCCCCCAAATATCCCTGAAATTTCCCCCAAATATCCCCCAAATACCCCTGAAATATCccccaaaatacccccaaaacATCCCCCAAATATGCCCCAAAATATCCCcgaaatttccccaaatttccccaatgCCCCCGAACCATTTCCCCAATGCCCccgaacccccaaatccctccaatTCCCAGAGCCCTCCTTTACCCTCCAACCCCtttgaaccccaaaatcccccctgcaccccaaatccccccaaaaaccccaaatccccccctcaccccaaatccctcctacacccccaaatccccccccttcacccccaaatcccccctgcaccccaaaatcccccaaatccccccagtctctgcctcctctcccacagccGCCCCAAGGAGCTGACCCTGAGCCCAggtggggaaattttggggttcgggggtgggggaaatttggggttcaGCGAGTTCGTTTTGGGGGTTCAGGGCCTTCGTTGGGGGGGGCATTTTGGCGTTTCAttgaggggtttttggggttcagtgggttcatttggggttttttgggggggttcagcgggttcatttggggttttttgggggggttcaggtgggttcatttggggttttttgggggggttcatttggggttttttggggggttcggGTGGGTtcatttgggggttttttgggggggttcagtgggttcatttggggttttttgggggatcGGGTGGgttcatttggggtttttttgggggttcaATGGGTTCattaggggttttttgggggggttcagtgggttcatttggggttttttgggggttcgGGTGGgttcatttggggttttttgggaggggTTCAGTGGATGATTCTGGGGGTTCAGAGGATTTAATTTGAGGATTTATTTGGGGGGGTTCAGTGGCTTCATTTTGGGGCTGGAACTCACTTTCCCCcggtttttcctcctcttttctccctcttccctccGTTTCCCCCCTttatccccatttccccccaatttccccatttcccccccaatttcccccttttctcccatttctcccccatttttcaCCACTACCACCCCCATTTCCACCCATTTCCCCACCaattcccccattttttcccatttccccccgatttcccccattttccccatttctcccccatttccccccatttttccatgatttccccccattttcccccatttttctccatttctcccccatttccccctgatttcccccatttttccccatttcccttccccccaattttcccccttttttatcccaaattttccccatttccccccatttttccccatttccagccTCTCGCCGCGGCAATTACAACCTGGGTGAGGCCTCGGGGGTGCCGGGGGGGTCCGGGGGGTgccgggggttttggggtgacccccggcCCCCCCCGCAGAGGGGGTGTCGGTGAAGATGTTCCTGCGGGGCCGCCCCATCACCATGTACGTGCCCTCGGGGCTCGGCCCCGTCGCGCGCCGAGCTGCCCCCGGAGCGCCTGCAGCTCGACTGGGTGTatcctccccccaaaaaaaaccccaaaaaaacaccccaaaacccaaaaaacaccccagaaaccccaaaaaaccaccccaaaaacacaaaaaacaccccagaaaccccaaaaaaaccaccccaaaaccccaaaaaaaccaccccaaaaccaccccagaaacccaaaaaccatcccaaaactccaaaaacaccccagaaccccaaaaaacaccccaaaaaaccaccccaaaaccaccccagaaacccaaaaaccaccccacaaaccgccccaaaaacaccccaaaaaccccaaaaaaacacaccccaaaaccaccaaactctcccagtgctcccagtttctctcccagctctcccagttcagctcccagctctcccagtttggctcccagctctcccagtttctctcccagctctcccagttcagctcccagctctcccagttcggctcccagttctcccagttcagctcccagctctcccagtttggctcccagctctcccagttcagctcccagttctcccagttcagctcccagctctcccagtttggcttcccagctctccagttcagctcccagctctcccagtttctctcccagtgctccagttcggctcccagctctcccagtttggctcccagctctccagttcagctcccagctctccagtttggctcccagctctcccagttcagctcccagctctcccagtttggctcccagctctcccagtttggctcccagttctcccagtttcCTTGACTGCCCAGTTACGGCTACCGGGGCCGGGACTCGCGCTCCAACCTGCACGTGCTGGGCTCGGGGGAGCTCGTTTACTTCATCGCCTGCgtggtggtgctgctgcagctgccggCGCGGCGCCAGCGCCACTACCTGCGCCACAGCGACTGCGTGCGGTGGTGAGCCaccccaaataccccaaaacacccccaaaaaaccccaaaccccaaaaaaaacccccaaaaaaccccaaacccccaaaaaaccccgtcAGAAACGGCCCTGTACCACCCTGAACCCCTCAAACCACCACTGCCTGCGCCACAGCGACTGCGTGCGGTGGTGAGCcacccccaaataccccaaaacacccccaaaaaaacccaaatcccaaaaaaacccccaaaaaaccccgtcAGAAACGGCCCTGTACCACCCTGAACCCCTCAAACCACCACTGCCTGCGCCACAGCGACTGCGTGCGGTGGTGAGCCaccccaaataccccaaaacacccccaaaaaaccccaaatccccaaaaaaaccccgtCAGAAACGGCCCTGTACCACCCTGAACCCCTCAAACCACCACTTGCCTGCGCCACAGCGACTGCGTGCGGTGGTGAGCCACCCCAAGtaccccaaaacatccccaaaaaaccccaaacccccaaaaaaccccgtcAGAAACGGCCCTGTACCACCCTGTACCACTACCTGCGCCACAGCGACTGCGTGCGGTGGTGAGCCaccccaaataccccaaaacacccccaaaaaaccccaaatccccaaaaatacCCCGTCAGAAACGGCCCTGTACCACCCTGAACCCCTCAAACCACCACTACCTGCGCCACAGCGACTGCGTGCGGTGGTGAGCCaccccaaataccccaaaacacccccaaaaaaccccaaatccccaaaaaaccccgtcAGAAACGGCCCTGTACCACCCTGAACCCTCAAACCACCACTGCCTGCGCCACAGCGACTGCGTGCGGTGGTGAGCCaccccaaataccccaaaacacccccaaaaaaccccaaaccccaaaaaaaaccccaaaaaaaccccaaatccccaaaaaaccccgtcAGAAACGGCCCTGTACCACCCTGAACCCCTCAAACCACCACTACCTGCGCCACAGCGACTGCGTGCGGTGGTGAGCCACCCCCAAgtaccccaaaacacccccaaaaaaccccaaatcccaaaaaaacccccaaaaaaccccgtcAGAAATGGCCCTGTACCACCCTGAACCCCTCAAACCACCACTACCTGCGCCACAGCGACTGCGTGCGGTGGTGAGCCACCCTAAATACCCCAAAccatccccaaaaaaccccaaatccccaaaaaaacccccaaaaaacccgtCAGAAACGGCCCTGTACCACCCTGAACCCCTCAAACCACCACTGCCTGCGCCACAGCGACTGCGTGCGGTGGTGAgccaccccaaaataccccaaaacacccccaaaaaacccaaatcccaaaaaaaacccccaaaaaaaccccgtCAGAAACGGCCCTGTACCACCCTGAACCCCTCAAACCACCACTGCCTGCGCCACAGCGACTGCGTGCGGTGGTGAGCCaccccaaataccccaaaacacccccaaaaaaccccaaatccccaaaaaaaccccgtCAGAAACGGCCCTGTACCACCCTGAACCCCTCAAACCACCACTGCCTGCGCCACAGCGACTGCGTGCGGTGGTGAGCCACCCCAAGtaccccaaaacatccccaaaaaaccccaaacccccaaaaaaccccgtcAGAAACGGCCCTGTACCACCCTTGTACCACTACCTGCGCCACAGCGACTGCGTGCGGTGGTGAGCCaccccaaataccccaaaacacccccaaaaaaccccaaatccccaaaaatacCCCGTCAGAAACGGCCCTGTACCCACCCTGAACCCCTCAAACCACCACTACCTGCGCCACAGCGACTGCGTGCGGTGGTGAGCCaccccaaataccccaaaacaccccccaaaaaaccccaaatccccaaaaaacccccgtCAGAAACGGCCCTGTACCACCCTGAACCCCTCAAACCACCACTGCCTGCGCCACAGCGACTGCGTGCGGTGGTGAGCCaccccaaataccccaaaacacccccaaaaaaccccaaaccccaaaaaaaaccccaaaaaaccccaaatccccaaaaaaccaccccgTCAGAAACGGCCCTGTACCACCCTGAACCCCTCAAACCACCACTACCTGCGCCACAGCGACTGCGTGCGGTGGTGAGCCACCCCAAgtaccccaaaacaccccaaaaaaccccaaatcccaaaaaaaacccccaaaaaaaccccgtCAGAAATGGCCCTGTACCACCCTGGAACCCCTCAAACCACCACTACCTGCGCCACAGCGACTGCGTGCGGTGGTGAGCCACCCTAAATACCCCAAAccatccccaaaaaaccccaaatcccaaaaaaaccccaaaaaaccctgtCAGAAACGGCCCTGTACCACCCTGTACCACTGCCTGCGCCACAGCGACTGCGTGCGGTGGTGAGCCACCCTAAAtacccccaaaatatcccaaaataaccccaaaatatcccaaaataaccccaaaatatcccaaaataaccccaaatatCCTCAAAagatcccaaattttcccaaaataaccccaaaatgaccctaaaataaccccaaaatatcccaaaaaaatctaaaatatgccagaatatcccaaaataaacccaaaacatcccaaaagatcccaaaataaccccaaaagattccaaattatcccaaaataacccaaaatatcccaaaataaccccaaaatatcccaaaataaccccaaatatccccaaaagatcccaaattttcccaaaataaccccaaaatgaccctaaaataaccccaaaatatcccaaaaaaatctaaaatatgccagaatatcccaaaataacccaaaacatcccaaaagatcccaaaataaccccaaaagattccaaattatcccaaaataaccccaaaatatcccaaaataaccctaaaaaaaccccaaaatatcccaaaaaaacccaaagtagCCCCAAATGCCCCCCAGACCGGGGGGCCCCTCTGGAGCCCCCCCAAAGCGgggtccccccgtgtccccccagcctGGCCGTGCACCCCGACCGGCTCCGCGTGGCCACCGGGCAGGCGGCCGGAGTGGACAAGGAGGGCAaggtggggacactggggacattggggacattggggacaccctggggacattggggacattggggacaccctggggacatttgggacagctttgggacactctggggacaccttggggacattggggacaccttggggacattggggaccccctgggacaccttggggacattggggacaccttggggacaccttggggacaccttggggacattggggacagctttgggacactctggggacacctgggacaccttgggggacacctggagacactttggggacacctggggacaatttggggacaccttggggacattggggacaccttgggaacattggggacagctttgggacactctggggacaccttggggacaccttggggacacctgggatactttggggacattggagacaccctggggacattggggacaccttggggacaccctggggaccctgggacatctggggacaccttggggacaccttggggatactttggggacattggagacaccctggggacattggggacaccttggggaccctgggacatctggggacaccttgggggcAGCCCTGGAACCTTGGGgacccccctggggacagggccagggccccaaaccccttcccccatgatctgaaaccccaaaacctccccaaaaccccctcaaatcccccccaaatcttcccaaatcccccccaaactcccccaaaatcccccggccccgcagcccctgcagcccatcgTGCACATCTGGGACTCGGCCACGCTCCAGACCCTGCAGCAGATCGGCCTCGGCTCCTTCGAGCGCGGCGTGGGCTCGCTCGCCTTCTCCACGGCTGTGAGTacccagcaccccaaaaacaccccaaagcGCCCgaaataccccaaaaacacccccaaaaaacaccaaaatacccccaaaacgccccaaaaaaccaccaaaatacccccaaaacacccaaaaaaaccgcTCCAAAGTGCCcgaaaccccccaaaactccccccaaaacccccctaaAAGTGCCTCAAAAACTctccccaaaaaacacccccaaaaccctgggaccccaaaaccctacaaaacaccccaaaacccccacaaaacaccccaaaaacatcccaaaaacccctcaaaaaacacccaaaacccccccaaaaaccccacaaaacactCCAAAAAGCCCTCAAAAACCACTCAAAAACAGCCCAAAGCCATCCCCAACCACCCTAAAACCAGCCCAAAAACTCgcgggaccccaaacccccccccagaaaaccccaaaacccccccagaaaaacccctgggacccccaaattctCGCCCAGGATCATGGgctgggggggttggggttttttggggtgccccaggaCCAGGGCGCGTTCCTGTGCGTGGTCGATGACTCCAACGAGCACATGATGTCGGTGTGGGACTGCGCCCGCGAGCACCAAGCAGGCCGAGGTCAaggtgggaccccaaaccccaaaaaaccccaaacctcccaaaaaaaaacccaaatcccaccccaaaccccccaaaaaaacccaaatcccaccccaaaccccccaaaaaaccccaaatcccaccccaaacccccccaaaaaaacccaaatccacccccaaatcccacagacccatcccaaatcccaccccaaacccaaaaaaccccaaatcccaccccaaatcccacagacccaccccaaaccccgccccaaatcccatcccaaacccaaaaaacccccaaatcccacccaaactCCCCATAAACCCCAAAAGCCCAGCCCAAACctaccccaaaaaccccaaatcccaccgaAAACccccttaaaccccaaaagcccagcccaaaaccccaaaccccacccaaaccccccagaaaccccaaaagcccagcccaaaaccccaaatcccagcccaaaaccccaaaccccactcgCGCAGAGCACCAACGAGTCGGTGCTGACGGTGGAGTTCAACCCCCGCGACAGCAGCAGCATCGTCAGCAGCGGCAAATCGCACGTGTTCTTCTGGAGCTGGAGCGGCGGCGCGCTCACCAAGAAACACGGCATCTTCGGGGTTAATGGGgcttgggggatttggggtttgggggatttggggtttggggttgggggatttggggtttgggggatttggggtctgggttTGGGGGATCTGGAGCTGGAGCGGCGATGCGCTCACCAAGAAACGCAGCATCTTTGGGGTTAATGGGGcttgggggatttgggtttggggatttggggttatggggtttgggtttggggtttgggtttggggtttgggggattcaggagctggagcagtggcGCGCTCACCAAGAAACAACGGCATCTTTGGGGTtaatggggatggggatggggtttttgggtttttttggggggatttggggtttccggggtggctttggggtgggttttgtggggatttggggtttctggggtggctttggggtgggtttttttggggatttggggtttccggGGTGGctttgtggggatttggggtttccggGGTGGCtttgtgaggatttggggtgtttggggtgggttttgtggggatttggggtttctggggtggctttgtggggatttggggtttccggggtggctttggggtggctttgtgggaatttggggtttccggggtggctttggggtggctttgtggggatttggggtttccggGGTGGCtttgtgaggatttggggtgtttggggtggttttttttggggatttgcgGTTTCTGGGGGTGGctttgtggggatttggggtttccggGGTGGctttgtggggatttggggtttccggGGTGGCTTTGGGGTCACTGAGCTCGTTGCTCTTTGCTGTAGAAGTACAAGAAGCCCAAGTTCATCCAGTGCTTCATCTTCGACGCCGCCGGGGCGCTGCTCACCGGGGACTCGGAGGGGAACATCCTCACCTGGACCCGCACGCCGGGGAAGGGGGGCAAAGGTGGGgccgggatttggggtggctTCGGGGGggcctggggggattttggggggatttggggtggagtttgggggggtttggggggatttggggtggggtttggggggtgttttttgggtACGATTTAGGGGTTGGTTTGGGCtcgtttttggggtgtttcggGGCTGGTTTTTGGCTGTGTATGGGGCTGGttttgggctggatttgggtGATGTGGGGCTGGTTTTAGGGAATGGGttttggctggttttggggtggatttggggtgatgTGGGGTTGGTTTTAGGGAATGGTTTTTGGCTGTGTATGGGGCTGGttttgggctggatttggggtgatgTGGGGCTGGTTTTAGGGAATGGGTTTTGGCTGGttttgggctggatttggggtgatttggggctggttttggggtggatttggggtgatgTGGGGCTGGTTTTAGGGAATGGTTTTTGGCTGTGTTgggggctggttttggggtggatttggggtgatgTGGGGCTGGTTTTATGGAATGGTTTTTGGCTGTGTTGGGGGCTggttttgggctggttttgggctggatttggggtattttgggctGACCCACGCCCCCAGAGAT
This genomic interval from Anomalospiza imberbis isolate Cuckoo-Finch-1a 21T00152 unplaced genomic scaffold, ASM3175350v1 scaffold_1325, whole genome shotgun sequence contains the following:
- the LOC137466070 gene encoding LOW QUALITY PROTEIN: echinoderm microtubule-associated protein-like 3 (The sequence of the model RefSeq protein was modified relative to this genomic sequence to represent the inferred CDS: inserted 1 base in 1 codon; deleted 2 bases in 2 codons), encoding MEPPPERGEAGPPPAEAGTPPGPLELRLRTVERELALVKAALGETLRRLGGCDPPGGLAPSGAPPEPPRSISVGTQTEEPPPRPPSPPQEPPGTGGAPPEPPPPGSPPCPPAPGSPEPPPSPETPPAPPQPGPAGTPQRAVTPTPPGPPRGKCGRYGGGGWEGLGVHGWLRRHSSSSGPPSPRQRLSRKAASSANLLQGSPESRPKELTLSPEGVSVKMFLRGRPITMYVPSGLAPSRAELPPERLQLDWVYGYRGRDSRSNLHVLGSGELVYFIACVVVLLQLPARRQRHYLRHSDCVRCLAVHPDRLRVATGQAAGVDKEGKPLQPIVHIWDSATLQTLQQIGLGSFERGVGSLAFSTADQGAFLCVVDDSNEHMMSVWDCARSTKQAEVKSTNESVLTVEFNPRDSSSIVSSGKSHVFFWSWSGGALTKKHGIFGKYKKPKFIQCFIFDAAGALLTGDSEGNILTWTRTPGKGGKEMYQIGQQTRAHEGSVFALCRRRDGTVLSXGGKDRRVLSWSPTLELLHEVE